From a single Prochlorococcus sp. MIT 0603 genomic region:
- a CDS encoding Re/Si-specific NAD(P)(+) transhydrogenase subunit alpha, with protein MPRILIPIEAAFGETRVAATPETVKKLVSIGFTVSIQSGAGSSAGFSDDSYLNVGADCFSEVNGDSLKSIDVVLCVNSPSEKFLQELKSGALLVGLLSPYGNESLAKVLQSAKLSALSLELLPRISRAQSSDVLSSQANISGYKAVLIGASALDRYFPMLMTAAGTVQPAKVVVLGAGVAGLQAVATAKRLGAVVYVSDIRQAVKEQVESLGARFIEPPEAKRETSESGVYANEVTEEFLIAQREQLLVQLSEADVAICTAQVPGKKAPRLINEEMLDQMRSGSVVVDLAVAQGGNCVGTKQGETVLRNGVKLIGASDLPCTVPNHASALYARNLLALISPLIHEGEIVLNTEDELIDGSLISKDGVIRHTQVMNSGGLN; from the coding sequence TTGCCAAGAATTTTAATTCCTATTGAGGCTGCTTTTGGTGAAACCCGTGTTGCAGCAACACCTGAGACTGTTAAAAAGCTAGTTTCTATTGGCTTCACTGTCTCGATTCAAAGCGGAGCAGGTTCCTCTGCCGGTTTTTCAGATGATTCTTATTTGAATGTTGGAGCAGATTGCTTTTCTGAGGTAAATGGAGATTCTCTTAAGAGCATTGATGTCGTTCTATGTGTTAATTCCCCAAGTGAAAAGTTTTTGCAAGAATTGAAATCGGGAGCTTTATTAGTCGGATTATTGTCTCCTTACGGGAATGAATCCCTTGCCAAGGTATTGCAATCAGCAAAATTATCAGCATTATCTCTCGAACTTTTGCCAAGAATAAGTAGGGCACAATCCTCAGACGTACTTTCTTCTCAAGCCAATATTTCTGGATATAAAGCAGTTCTGATTGGGGCAAGTGCTTTAGATAGATATTTCCCAATGTTGATGACTGCTGCCGGCACGGTTCAGCCGGCTAAGGTTGTTGTCCTTGGGGCTGGAGTAGCAGGCTTGCAAGCTGTCGCAACAGCCAAGAGGTTAGGTGCTGTTGTATATGTGAGTGATATTAGGCAAGCTGTTAAAGAGCAGGTTGAATCTTTAGGAGCTAGATTTATAGAGCCACCAGAAGCAAAAAGGGAAACTTCTGAATCTGGTGTATATGCTAATGAGGTTACGGAAGAATTTTTGATCGCTCAAAGGGAACAGTTATTAGTGCAATTGTCTGAAGCTGATGTGGCAATTTGTACTGCTCAAGTCCCAGGGAAGAAAGCCCCTCGTCTTATAAATGAAGAGATGTTAGATCAAATGAGGTCTGGTTCGGTTGTTGTTGACCTTGCTGTTGCTCAAGGTGGAAATTGTGTAGGGACTAAACAAGGCGAGACAGTCTTGAGAAATGGGGTGAAGCTTATAGGAGCATCTGACTTGCCTTGCACTGTTCCTAATCATGCAAGTGCTTTGTATGCAAGAAATCTTTTGGCACTTATTAGTCCTTTAATTCATGAAGGAGAAATAGTTTTAAATACAGAAGACGAATTAATTGATGGATCTTTGATAAGCAAAGATGGTGTCATTCGCCATACTCAAGTTATGAATTCAGGA
- the trxB gene encoding thioredoxin-disulfide reductase, with protein sequence MSIENLVIIGSGPAGYTAAIYAARANLQPLLVTGFTRGGIPGGQLMNTTFVENYPGFPDGIMGPDLMDLIKAQALRWGTNLLEMDADYINIQQNPFIIKTSTEEIRTHSLIIATGASANKLGVPNESNFWNKGISACAICDGATPQFRNERLAVVGGGDSACEEAVYLTKYGSQVHLLVRSNQLKASKAMADRVKANSQITIHWETELIDVQGDKWIKTLSVRNLKTKAEKTLQAKGLFYAIGHTPNTDLIKNQLSINSNGYINTQPGRPETSVDGVFAAGDVADPEWRQGVTAAGSGCKAALAAERWLTEKNLASLITRKNVDPENAEKQLEIKTATKENFNPHAFWQKGSYALRKLYHESSQPILVIYTSTNCGPCHILKPQLKRVIKELEGKVQAIEIDIDSEHEIAKQAGVTGTPTTQLFLKKELKAQWQGVKQRSVFKEEIEKFLT encoded by the coding sequence TTGTCTATAGAAAACCTAGTCATAATAGGCTCAGGACCAGCAGGTTATACAGCTGCCATTTATGCGGCTCGAGCTAACCTCCAACCATTATTAGTAACTGGTTTTACAAGAGGTGGTATACCAGGTGGACAATTAATGAACACAACTTTCGTAGAAAATTACCCTGGGTTCCCAGATGGAATAATGGGTCCGGACTTAATGGACTTAATCAAAGCTCAAGCTCTTAGATGGGGAACTAACCTTTTAGAAATGGATGCAGACTATATAAATATTCAACAAAACCCATTTATAATTAAAACTTCTACAGAAGAAATAAGAACTCATTCTTTAATTATCGCTACTGGTGCAAGTGCCAACAAATTAGGTGTTCCTAACGAGAGCAATTTTTGGAATAAAGGTATTAGTGCTTGTGCAATATGCGATGGAGCTACACCACAATTTAGAAATGAAAGATTAGCAGTTGTTGGAGGTGGAGACTCAGCATGTGAAGAAGCAGTATATCTAACAAAGTATGGAAGCCAAGTTCACTTATTAGTTCGATCCAATCAACTTAAAGCTAGTAAAGCGATGGCAGATCGTGTAAAAGCTAATTCACAAATAACAATTCATTGGGAAACTGAATTAATTGATGTTCAAGGGGATAAATGGATAAAGACATTGAGCGTCAGAAATCTTAAAACTAAAGCCGAAAAAACACTTCAGGCAAAGGGACTTTTCTATGCCATCGGCCATACACCAAATACTGATTTAATAAAAAATCAACTATCGATAAATTCAAATGGTTATATCAATACTCAACCTGGAAGACCAGAAACCTCTGTTGATGGGGTTTTTGCTGCAGGTGATGTTGCAGACCCAGAATGGAGACAAGGGGTTACCGCTGCAGGGAGTGGCTGTAAAGCAGCACTAGCAGCCGAAAGATGGTTAACCGAGAAGAACCTTGCTTCTCTAATTACCAGGAAAAATGTAGATCCAGAAAATGCTGAGAAACAACTTGAGATCAAAACAGCAACAAAAGAAAACTTTAACCCACATGCCTTTTGGCAAAAAGGGAGTTATGCCCTAAGGAAGCTTTATCATGAGAGTTCTCAACCAATTTTAGTAATCTATACATCCACAAACTGCGGCCCCTGCCACATTCTCAAACCTCAACTTAAAAGAGTCATTAAGGAGCTGGAAGGTAAAGTCCAAGCAATAGAAATAGATATAGATTCTGAACATGAAATTGCCAAGCAAGCTGGAGTAACAGGGACTCCAACAACTCAACTTTTCCTTAAGAAAGAGCTAAAAGCTCAATGGCAAGGAGTAAAACAAAGAAGTGTCTTCAAAGAAGAAATAGAAAAGTTTTTGACGTAA
- the infA gene encoding translation initiation factor IF-1, giving the protein MIETSGVIEKEQGNGFYLVTLEQPAGHQCLCRAAGKLTKFRIKLLAGDKVLVEISPYDLTRGRITYRERNAGAGGGRPNRGGAKPGGPRRR; this is encoded by the coding sequence ATGATTGAAACATCAGGAGTTATTGAGAAAGAGCAAGGCAATGGCTTTTATTTAGTCACACTTGAGCAGCCGGCTGGCCATCAATGCTTATGTAGAGCAGCTGGAAAGCTTACTAAATTTAGAATCAAACTTCTTGCGGGGGATAAAGTTCTTGTAGAGATAAGTCCATATGACCTTACGAGGGGAAGAATAACTTATAGAGAGAGAAATGCAGGTGCAGGAGGAGGTCGTCCTAATAGGGGTGGAGCCAAGCCTGGTGGTCCTCGAAGGCGATAA